The bacterium DNA window TTTGGGCAAACTGAGGCGGCTGCCTGACAGGTATCTTCCCTTGACTTTTGGGGGATTTTGCGCTATGTTAACCTATCTGGGACCTCCTGTAAAAAGTTATTGTTTTTTTTGAGTTAACATCACGTGAGCATCACACGATCCGAGGTATTGCACCTGGCCAAGCTGGCCCGACTCCGGTTGCCTGACGAGGAAATCGCGGGACTTGAGAAGGACCTGAATGCCATTCTCGCGTACTTCGATCAGCTACAACAGGTGGATGTCACCGGTGTGGAGCCTATGGTCCATGCCGTAGAAGGCTCAAATCTGCTCGAGGATGACGTCCCGCATGACTGCCTGTCGCGGGACGTTGCGCTTCGTGATGCGCCGGATCGGACAGCCGAGTTCTTTCGTTTGCCCCGAGTTTTGGGCTAATGCCTAAGGTATTAGTCGTTATTCCGGCCCGTTTTGCGGCCACCCGCTTCCCCGGGAAGCCCTTGGAACTCCTGTGGGGCAAACCGATGGTGCAGCACGTTTGGGAGCGCTGTAGTCAGGCGCCCAGTGTGGACCGCGTCATGGTTGCGACCGACGACGAACGAATCTTGCGCGCCTGTGCAGGGTTCGGCGCCGAGGCGGTCATGACCGACCCCGCGCTGCCTTCCGGCACGGACCGCGTCGCTGCGGCCATGCAAAGTCTTCCTGACTTCGACATCATCCTGAATGTGCAGGGCGACGAACCCGCCATGGAAACCGAGGTCATCGCCGCCGTAGCAACTCTGATGCGGGATGGCGGAGTCAAGATCGGCACGGCGGTTGTTCCCGCCAGCGTGGACGACGAATTCTTGCGTCCGCACGTCGTCAAAGCGGTCGTGG harbors:
- the gatC gene encoding Asp-tRNA(Asn)/Glu-tRNA(Gln) amidotransferase subunit GatC — protein: MSITRSEVLHLAKLARLRLPDEEIAGLEKDLNAILAYFDQLQQVDVTGVEPMVHAVEGSNLLEDDVPHDCLSRDVALRDAPDRTAEFFRLPRVLG
- the kdsB gene encoding 3-deoxy-manno-octulosonate cytidylyltransferase, with protein sequence MPKVLVVIPARFAATRFPGKPLELLWGKPMVQHVWERCSQAPSVDRVMVATDDERILRACAGFGAEAVMTDPALPSGTDRVAAAMQSLPDFDIILNVQGDEPAMETEVIAAVATLMRDGGVKIGTAVVPASVDDEFLRPHVVKAVVAHDGRAMYFSRSLVPFVRNHVAGLRPHFRHLGIYGFQRSVLERLVLLPQSPLEQTESLEQLRWLEAGFSIHTVSVQSRSVGIDTPEDLQNLSLRTP